Proteins encoded in a region of the Spiribacter sp. 1M189 genome:
- the minE gene encoding cell division topological specificity factor MinE, which produces MGFLDYFRSEKKRSASLAKERLQVIVARERTNRGGPDYLPVLQQEILEVIRRYIAVDDDAVRIQVEREGDCEVLELNVTLPETE; this is translated from the coding sequence ATGGGTTTTCTGGATTACTTCCGTTCGGAGAAAAAACGCAGCGCCTCGCTGGCAAAGGAAAGGCTCCAGGTTATTGTCGCCCGGGAGCGCACGAACCGGGGTGGACCGGATTATCTGCCGGTACTCCAGCAGGAGATCCTCGAAGTCATCCGACGCTACATCGCCGTTGATGACGATGCTGTTCGTATCCAGGTCGAGCGAGAGGGAGACTGCGAAGTCCTCGAGCTCAATGTGACGCTGCCCGAGACGGAGTGA
- a CDS encoding LysM peptidoglycan-binding domain-containing protein, whose product MRNARYWPLAAALVLAGCAGLPQTETASGPDGTTDDAHAPSVSRDTPFREHGLTAAAGAVEAGDPDAVDVTDLWQRVRNGYAIPGHDNERVENQFQEYAGYGDYWTTVSNRARPYLHHIVEQLEARGMPLELALLPVVESAYRPFAYSHGRAAGIWQFIPATGRHYGLEQNWWYDGRRDVVAATDAALNYLEYLNELFEGDWLLALAAYNAGQGTVSRAMERNRNAGKPTDYWSLDLPRETMNYVPRLLAISELVADPAAHDVELASIPNEPAVEVVELDQQIDLALAAELAGIDMDRLYRLNPGYNRWATGPSGPHRLLLPRDRVAAFRQRLAKTPRQAWMRWQRHRIARGETLGEIANRYHVTVADLQEANDVQNHIIRAGDHLLVPMASRPSGQYTLTADARREASQNRSREGRNRQNYVVRAGDSFWSIAQRFGVGMRELARWNGMAPGDTLAIGEQLTVWTESSTGTMTARSTPSDRLQSVTYSVRQGDSLYGIAQRFNVGVADLRRWNSLREGAYLQPGQSLRMQVDVTAQSNL is encoded by the coding sequence GTGAGGAATGCCCGATACTGGCCACTGGCGGCCGCCCTGGTGCTTGCCGGCTGCGCGGGCTTGCCACAGACGGAGACGGCCAGCGGGCCCGATGGCACCACCGATGATGCGCATGCGCCGTCGGTTTCCCGGGATACACCGTTCCGAGAACATGGCCTGACGGCTGCCGCCGGCGCCGTGGAAGCGGGCGATCCGGATGCCGTCGACGTGACCGACCTTTGGCAGCGGGTACGCAACGGCTATGCGATCCCGGGTCATGACAACGAGCGGGTGGAAAACCAGTTCCAGGAGTATGCAGGCTACGGCGACTACTGGACGACGGTATCCAACCGGGCCCGCCCCTACCTGCACCACATCGTCGAGCAGCTTGAGGCACGGGGAATGCCTCTGGAGCTGGCGCTGCTGCCAGTGGTGGAGAGCGCTTATCGACCCTTCGCCTACTCACACGGACGGGCCGCCGGCATCTGGCAATTCATCCCGGCCACCGGTCGTCATTACGGTCTGGAACAGAACTGGTGGTACGACGGCCGACGCGATGTGGTGGCCGCCACCGATGCGGCGCTGAATTACCTGGAGTATCTCAACGAGCTTTTCGAGGGCGACTGGCTGCTGGCGCTCGCCGCCTACAATGCCGGTCAGGGCACGGTATCGCGGGCCATGGAGCGCAACCGCAATGCCGGAAAACCCACCGACTACTGGTCACTGGATCTGCCCCGCGAGACCATGAACTACGTCCCGCGCCTGCTGGCCATCAGCGAGCTGGTGGCCGATCCGGCGGCGCATGACGTGGAACTCGCCAGCATTCCCAATGAGCCAGCGGTCGAAGTGGTCGAGCTGGATCAGCAGATCGACCTGGCGCTGGCCGCTGAGCTGGCGGGTATCGACATGGATCGGCTCTACCGCCTCAACCCCGGCTATAACCGCTGGGCCACAGGGCCATCCGGCCCGCATCGCCTGCTGCTGCCCCGTGATCGCGTAGCGGCATTCCGCCAGCGGCTGGCGAAAACACCGCGCCAGGCGTGGATGCGCTGGCAGCGGCATCGCATCGCGCGCGGCGAGACCCTCGGTGAAATCGCCAATCGGTATCACGTCACCGTGGCCGACCTTCAGGAGGCCAACGATGTTCAGAATCACATCATCCGCGCCGGCGACCATCTGCTCGTGCCAATGGCGAGCCGACCATCGGGGCAGTACACGCTGACCGCGGATGCCCGCCGCGAGGCCTCGCAGAACCGGTCACGGGAAGGCCGGAATCGGCAGAACTACGTGGTCCGGGCCGGAGACAGCTTCTGGTCGATCGCGCAGCGCTTCGGGGTCGGTATGCGGGAACTGGCCCGCTGGAACGGCATGGCGCCTGGCGATACGCTGGCAATCGGCGAACAGCTCACGGTCTGGACAGAGAGCAGCACTGGCACGATGACGGCGAGGAGCACACCGAGCGATCGCCTGCAGTCGGTGACTTATTCGGTGCGTCAGGGTGATTCACTCTATGGGATCGCTCAACGCTTCAATGTTGGCGTCGCCGACCTGCGGCGCTGGAACAGCCTGCGCGAAGGGGCTTATCTGCAACCCGGACAGTCGCTTCGTATGCAGGTGGATGTCACCGCCCAGAGCAATCTCTGA
- the gloB gene encoding hydroxyacylglutathione hydrolase: protein MLEVTPIPVLSDNYTWLLRNPQSQTAVVVDPGEAAPVIRALEGFDLHLSAILITHHHGDHVAGVDGLMDNGVPVYGPDDSRIPHLSHPLRAGEQVTPAGLDAGFDVLAVPGHTLDHIAYYGEGLLFAGDALFAGGCGRMFEGNPEQMQAYLATLRALPHETRLYCGHEYTQANLEFAAAVEPENEAVQDRLARVREQRRRGAVTLPSTIGEERATNPFLRWDNGAVAERAMERAGHPLNSPAEVFAVLRQWKDHF, encoded by the coding sequence ATGCTGGAAGTAACCCCGATTCCCGTCCTCAGTGACAATTATACTTGGCTGCTGCGTAACCCGCAGTCGCAGACTGCCGTGGTCGTCGACCCGGGCGAAGCAGCGCCGGTGATCAGGGCGCTTGAGGGGTTTGATCTTCATCTCAGCGCCATTCTGATCACCCATCATCATGGCGACCATGTGGCGGGCGTGGATGGCCTGATGGACAACGGTGTACCGGTCTACGGTCCGGACGACAGCCGGATTCCTCACCTGAGTCATCCGCTCCGCGCCGGCGAGCAGGTCACGCCAGCCGGTTTGGACGCAGGCTTCGATGTATTGGCCGTTCCTGGCCATACCCTCGATCATATCGCCTATTACGGCGAAGGCCTGCTGTTCGCGGGCGATGCGTTGTTTGCCGGCGGTTGTGGTCGCATGTTCGAGGGCAACCCGGAGCAGATGCAGGCCTATCTGGCCACCCTGCGGGCGCTGCCTCACGAGACCCGACTGTACTGCGGACACGAATACACCCAGGCGAACCTGGAATTCGCGGCGGCGGTGGAGCCCGAGAACGAGGCAGTGCAGGACCGGCTCGCCAGGGTACGCGAACAGCGCCGCCGTGGCGCCGTGACTCTGCCCTCCACGATTGGCGAGGAGCGCGCCACCAACCCGTTCCTGCGCTGGGATAACGGCGCCGTTGCCGAACGGGCCATGGAGCGGGCCGGACACCCACTGAACAGCCCGGCGGAGGTCTTCGCCGTCCTTCGTCAGTGGAAGGACCACTTCTGA
- a CDS encoding class I SAM-dependent methyltransferase has protein sequence MQRLRDWFATTAGQDLAEREARLLSRRLAGLYARRVLQIGAYGGGRCPTVYGEARQWVMDDWPNGPVDLRADSEVIPLASGGVDVVILIHQLEFAARPHQVIREAARVLAPEGHLLVLGFNPFSLWGLRRILPVNRQTPPWSGHYLGARRIADWMLLLGLTPRPRESLAVLPPPLQRWWLQRHPSRVADSQSLGPGFRWCGGVNLVMGQKRVNGAVSPPLPRRRRLEIIPGGLAQAGAGARRTKRESWHDAG, from the coding sequence ATGCAGAGGCTGCGTGACTGGTTTGCCACCACAGCCGGACAGGATCTGGCCGAGCGTGAGGCGCGGCTGCTCTCGCGTCGTCTGGCGGGGCTTTATGCGAGGCGCGTCCTGCAGATTGGGGCGTATGGCGGCGGCCGTTGTCCTACGGTCTATGGCGAGGCGCGCCAGTGGGTGATGGATGACTGGCCGAATGGTCCCGTCGACCTGCGCGCCGACAGCGAAGTGATCCCGCTGGCCTCGGGTGGCGTGGACGTGGTCATTCTCATCCATCAGCTGGAATTCGCCGCGCGCCCGCATCAGGTGATCCGTGAGGCCGCTCGCGTGCTCGCGCCGGAGGGCCATCTGCTGGTGCTTGGTTTTAATCCATTCAGCCTCTGGGGGCTGCGTCGTATTCTGCCGGTGAATCGACAGACACCGCCCTGGTCCGGACACTATCTTGGCGCGCGCCGCATCGCCGACTGGATGCTGCTGCTCGGTCTCACACCCCGGCCCCGCGAGAGCCTGGCGGTGCTTCCGCCCCCCCTGCAGCGCTGGTGGCTGCAACGTCATCCCTCTCGGGTTGCCGACAGCCAGAGTCTTGGACCCGGGTTTCGCTGGTGCGGGGGTGTCAATCTGGTCATGGGGCAGAAGCGGGTCAATGGCGCGGTCAGTCCGCCCCTGCCCCGGCGTCGGCGGCTTGAAATCATCCCCGGAGGCCTCGCCCAGGCGGGTGCCGGGGCTCGTCGGACAAAAAGGGAGAGCTGGCATGACGCCGGTTGA
- the rnhA gene encoding ribonuclease HI, with translation MTPVEIYTDGACRGNPGPGGWGVLMRWGDAEKTLYGGEHNTTNNRMELMAAIQALEALNRSCRVDLTTDSQYLRKGITEWMADWKRRGWKTAARKPVKNRDLWERLDALAQRHDIRWHWVRGHTGHDENERVDDLANRGIDELERVTH, from the coding sequence ATGACGCCGGTTGAGATTTATACGGATGGTGCCTGCCGTGGCAATCCCGGCCCCGGTGGCTGGGGGGTGCTCATGCGCTGGGGGGACGCGGAGAAGACCCTCTACGGCGGCGAGCACAACACCACCAATAACCGCATGGAGCTGATGGCGGCCATTCAGGCCCTGGAGGCGCTCAATCGGTCCTGCCGTGTCGACCTCACCACCGACTCGCAGTACCTGCGCAAGGGGATCACGGAGTGGATGGCGGACTGGAAGCGACGGGGCTGGAAAACGGCTGCACGCAAACCCGTTAAGAATCGCGACCTCTGGGAGCGGCTCGATGCGCTTGCCCAGCGTCATGATATACGCTGGCACTGGGTGCGTGGTCATACCGGCCATGATGAGAATGAACGGGTTGATGATCTCGCCAACCGGGGCATCGACGAACTTGAGCGGGTAACACATTGA
- the dnaQ gene encoding DNA polymerase III subunit epsilon — translation MRQIILDTETTGLEPEAGHRVIEIGCYEIEQRRSTGRTFHEYLNPGRPVDPEAMEVHGITDQFLADKPRFSEVAQGFIDFVGGAELIIHNAPFDVGFLDSELGRLGSAWGRLEDHCRVTDSLTLARRRHPGQRNSLDALCRRYGIDNSGRTLHGALLDAEILAEVYLAMTGGQVTLHLGAEEAGGPSRGAETIRPVSADRPRLPVITPSESERAAHAAWLDRLDDASNGGCVWRSINEEAST, via the coding sequence ATGCGCCAGATTATTCTGGATACCGAGACGACGGGGCTCGAGCCCGAGGCGGGGCATCGGGTCATCGAGATCGGCTGTTATGAAATCGAGCAGCGGCGGTCCACCGGGCGCACGTTTCATGAATACCTGAATCCGGGACGACCGGTGGATCCAGAGGCCATGGAGGTCCATGGCATCACCGACCAGTTCCTCGCTGACAAGCCGCGCTTTTCCGAGGTTGCCCAGGGGTTCATCGACTTCGTGGGTGGGGCGGAGCTCATTATCCATAACGCACCCTTCGATGTCGGTTTTCTCGACAGCGAGCTCGGCCGCCTCGGATCGGCCTGGGGCCGCCTTGAGGATCACTGCCGTGTCACCGACAGCCTGACGCTGGCACGCCGTCGTCATCCGGGCCAGCGCAACAGCCTGGATGCCCTCTGTCGCCGCTACGGCATAGACAACAGCGGCCGTACGCTGCATGGCGCGCTGCTCGACGCGGAGATCCTGGCCGAGGTCTACCTGGCCATGACCGGGGGTCAGGTCACCCTTCATCTCGGTGCCGAAGAGGCCGGCGGGCCTTCGCGCGGTGCCGAGACCATCAGGCCGGTCAGTGCTGACCGGCCGCGACTGCCGGTGATTACGCCCAGTGAATCGGAGCGGGCCGCCCACGCTGCCTGGCTGGACCGGCTTGATGACGCCAGCAACGGAGGGTGCGTCTGGCGATCGATTAATGAGGAGGCATCCACTTGA
- a CDS encoding HAD family hydrolase: MTTQPLRPPVTAVTFDLDFTLWDLTGVLNHAEAVCEGLLEQRYPAVASRFDRDGLRALRIRIAEETPAIAHDVTALRRAGLRRAGELAGYQGRELDQLVEEAFEVFLEARHAVTLYDDSLPLLRALQGQVRVGALTNGNAEVSRLGMDGYFDFALSAVELGAAKPSHLVFETAANRAGAPASQVVHVGDDVHSDVYGAAKFGMQAVWLNRDGASWPAEVPRVPHHEVASLAELEGMLLGLIRASA; the protein is encoded by the coding sequence TTGACCACCCAGCCTCTGCGTCCGCCGGTGACGGCGGTTACCTTCGACCTCGATTTCACCCTGTGGGACCTGACCGGTGTCCTCAATCATGCCGAAGCGGTGTGCGAGGGACTGCTCGAGCAGCGCTATCCAGCCGTTGCATCGCGCTTCGACCGGGACGGATTGCGGGCCTTGAGAATCAGGATCGCCGAGGAGACACCGGCTATTGCGCATGATGTGACCGCGCTACGTCGGGCAGGCCTGCGCCGGGCCGGGGAATTGGCCGGTTATCAGGGGCGTGAACTCGACCAGCTCGTCGAGGAGGCTTTCGAGGTGTTCCTCGAAGCACGTCATGCGGTGACGCTCTATGATGACAGCCTGCCCCTGCTCCGGGCACTGCAGGGACAGGTCCGGGTGGGCGCGTTGACCAACGGCAACGCAGAGGTCTCCCGGTTGGGCATGGACGGATACTTCGACTTCGCGCTCTCGGCCGTGGAGCTGGGGGCAGCCAAGCCCTCGCACCTGGTCTTCGAGACAGCCGCCAACCGTGCCGGCGCACCGGCAAGCCAGGTCGTCCACGTGGGGGATGACGTGCATAGCGATGTCTACGGGGCGGCGAAGTTCGGCATGCAGGCGGTCTGGTTGAACCGCGACGGGGCGAGCTGGCCCGCCGAGGTGCCCCGGGTTCCCCACCACGAGGTCGCCAGTCTCGCCGAGCTTGAGGGTATGCTCCTCGGCCTTATCCGGGCGTCTGCATGA
- a CDS encoding competence/damage-inducible protein A — MSGAPVRGFGLIVIGDELLSGKRQDKHLPHLLGLLAERGLELRWVRFISDEAPLITRTLRETLTGDDVVFSCGGIGATPDDRTRQCAAEALGRPLAYHPEGVAMLEARFGRPVQPPHRLNLVAFPEGADLIPNPVNQVPGFSVDHHYFMPGFPSMAWPMMAWVLDQHYAGWQNPDRLAEQAIAVDGARESDVIPLLERFEADYPGLRLSCLPTLRDEGFSLELGLRGAPAEVGPAMSVLRVAVEELGFGWREVGLNDRRPE, encoded by the coding sequence ATGAGTGGGGCGCCAGTTCGCGGATTCGGGCTGATCGTCATTGGTGACGAGCTGCTATCGGGAAAACGCCAGGACAAGCATTTGCCGCATCTACTCGGGCTGCTTGCGGAACGCGGTCTGGAGCTTCGCTGGGTCCGGTTCATCAGCGACGAGGCGCCGCTGATCACCCGGACACTGCGGGAGACGCTGACCGGCGATGATGTCGTTTTCAGTTGCGGCGGGATTGGCGCGACGCCCGATGACCGGACCCGGCAGTGCGCCGCGGAGGCATTGGGCCGGCCGCTCGCCTACCATCCGGAAGGTGTGGCGATGCTCGAGGCCCGCTTCGGCCGTCCCGTGCAGCCGCCGCATCGGCTCAACCTGGTGGCCTTCCCGGAGGGCGCAGATCTGATTCCCAACCCGGTGAACCAGGTGCCGGGGTTCAGCGTCGACCATCACTATTTCATGCCGGGGTTCCCGAGCATGGCGTGGCCGATGATGGCCTGGGTGCTCGACCAGCATTATGCGGGCTGGCAGAACCCGGACCGGCTGGCCGAGCAGGCCATTGCCGTGGATGGTGCCCGCGAAAGCGACGTCATTCCCCTGCTGGAGCGTTTCGAGGCCGATTACCCCGGACTGCGCCTGTCCTGTCTGCCTACCCTGCGCGACGAGGGGTTCTCCCTGGAACTCGGCCTGCGGGGTGCGCCGGCGGAGGTCGGGCCGGCCATGTCCGTTCTCAGGGTAGCGGTGGAGGAGCTGGGCTTTGGCTGGCGCGAGGTCGGGTTGAATGACCGCCGACCGGAGTGA
- a CDS encoding sodium:solute symporter family protein — protein sequence MTGGITIALVLYALLGIVVALAARRGLGEGASEYYLAGRRAGGVISALSYGATTYSAFMMVGLAGLTYAGGVGALGFELIYLAGLGLVAIFGPRFWLAGQRFGFITPAEMLSYRYDSRLVGGVMAVAACIFLIPYSAVQLMGIGYLLSGVTDGTIGFEAGIFIGAALALIWTLAAGLRSVLWTDALQVIVMLVTSLLAVGFVVAALGGPASFLQSTMETRGEWLSVPGPGLFSLTTFIGLTLPWFFFSISNPQVSQRLFTTESLGAMRVMLLGFLVLGFVYTLVSVLWGFSALQLLPELERADLATPQLLASGAIPAAVAIVLVVGIVAAAVSTVDSILLSLSALAARDLYRPLSPRGSREMLAGQLVMLMVTGLAILFARLQLDLITILSVASSSGLLVTVPAIVGCFFWRRGTAAGALASMVIAGIAVTWLQLTGTNPLGIPGSVWGGGLAVGLFVVVSLMTNPSPGRAEHFLQPVEEGLTRHRIR from the coding sequence ATGACCGGCGGGATTACCATTGCCCTGGTTCTCTACGCGCTGCTCGGGATTGTGGTGGCGCTCGCGGCCCGTCGAGGGCTGGGTGAGGGGGCAAGCGAATACTATCTGGCCGGCCGCCGTGCCGGTGGCGTCATATCGGCATTGAGCTACGGTGCGACGACCTATAGCGCCTTCATGATGGTCGGGCTGGCCGGGCTCACCTATGCCGGTGGCGTCGGGGCGCTTGGTTTTGAGCTGATCTATCTGGCCGGCCTGGGCCTGGTGGCCATCTTCGGTCCGCGATTCTGGCTCGCCGGGCAACGCTTCGGATTCATTACACCGGCGGAGATGCTCAGCTACCGCTACGACAGCCGGCTGGTGGGCGGGGTCATGGCCGTGGCCGCCTGTATCTTCCTGATTCCCTACAGCGCGGTTCAGCTGATGGGCATCGGCTATCTGCTCTCCGGGGTAACGGACGGGACCATCGGCTTCGAGGCCGGCATTTTCATCGGCGCCGCACTGGCACTGATCTGGACCCTGGCCGCGGGTCTGCGATCGGTGCTCTGGACCGATGCGCTGCAGGTGATCGTCATGCTGGTCACCAGCCTGTTGGCGGTGGGCTTTGTGGTGGCGGCGCTGGGCGGGCCGGCGTCCTTCCTCCAGTCCACCATGGAAACCCGGGGGGAATGGCTGAGTGTGCCTGGCCCCGGTCTTTTCAGCCTGACCACTTTCATCGGTCTGACGCTGCCCTGGTTTTTCTTCTCCATCAGTAATCCGCAGGTGAGCCAGCGACTGTTCACCACCGAGTCACTGGGCGCGATGCGGGTGATGTTGCTCGGTTTTCTGGTGCTGGGTTTCGTCTACACGCTGGTCTCGGTGCTATGGGGATTTTCCGCGCTGCAGTTGCTCCCCGAGCTCGAACGCGCCGACCTGGCTACGCCGCAGTTGCTCGCCAGTGGTGCCATTCCGGCGGCCGTTGCCATCGTCCTGGTGGTTGGGATCGTCGCCGCGGCCGTGTCCACGGTCGATTCGATCCTGCTCAGTCTCTCGGCGCTGGCCGCACGTGATCTCTACCGGCCACTGTCGCCCCGGGGTAGCCGCGAGATGCTCGCCGGGCAGCTGGTGATGCTGATGGTGACCGGCCTGGCCATTCTGTTCGCGCGTCTGCAGCTGGATCTCATCACCATCCTCTCGGTGGCCTCGTCCTCCGGGTTGCTGGTGACGGTGCCGGCCATCGTCGGATGCTTTTTCTGGCGACGAGGAACGGCTGCGGGAGCGCTGGCCAGCATGGTGATCGCCGGCATCGCCGTCACCTGGCTGCAGCTGACGGGGACTAACCCGCTGGGTATTCCGGGATCGGTCTGGGGTGGCGGTCTGGCCGTGGGGCTATTCGTCGTCGTCAGCCTGATGACCAACCCTTCGCCGGGCCGAGCGGAGCATTTCCTGCAGCCGGTGGAAGAGGGACTGACAAGGCACCGAATCCGCTAG
- a CDS encoding chalcone isomerase family protein gives MTSLAILRRWMIAGALLLLLPMMALGAEVDQNGASFSEQMQLAGETLELSGTGVAKYRIVITVYAAGLYLPADTKTAQVLAGDTPRSLAIEYFHDISAADIIKAARTKLEEQLSSSELDKLEPKIKQFHSMYQAVSDGDRYRMDYVPGKGTQLLFNGTTVGTVTGADFAAAYFGIWLDADDPLSKNLRRDLLEGTD, from the coding sequence ATGACCAGCCTGGCAATCCTCCGGCGGTGGATGATCGCCGGCGCCCTTCTCCTGCTGCTGCCGATGATGGCCCTCGGCGCCGAGGTGGACCAGAACGGGGCGAGCTTCAGCGAGCAGATGCAGCTCGCCGGCGAGACGCTCGAGCTGAGCGGGACGGGCGTCGCCAAATACCGCATCGTCATCACCGTTTATGCGGCTGGTCTCTATCTGCCCGCCGACACAAAAACGGCGCAGGTGCTGGCAGGGGACACACCGCGAAGCCTGGCCATCGAGTACTTTCACGACATCAGTGCCGCCGACATCATCAAGGCCGCGAGAACCAAGCTCGAAGAACAGCTCAGCAGCAGCGAACTCGATAAGCTGGAGCCGAAGATCAAGCAGTTCCACTCAATGTATCAGGCCGTCAGCGATGGCGACCGATACCGCATGGATTACGTGCCGGGCAAGGGCACTCAGTTGCTTTTCAACGGCACCACCGTTGGCACCGTGACCGGCGCTGACTTCGCCGCGGCCTATTTCGGGATCTGGCTCGACGCGGATGATCCGCTCTCGAAGAACCTGCGCCGGGACCTGCTTGAGGGTACCGACTGA
- a CDS encoding DUF3833 domain-containing protein, with the protein MSRASIFKYGLIAAVALILAGCAGVAPRDYVGETPEFRIEEYFDGKVHAWGMFQARNGEVRRRFTVDIDGTVEGDRITLDERFTYADGETDRRVWEIERIDEHTYEGTAGDVVGVATGKRYGNALNWTYTLALDVGDRTWNLKFDDWMYLTDENTLINKAEVTKFGFRVGTVTLFFRRADAEEPSS; encoded by the coding sequence ATGTCGCGCGCATCCATCTTCAAATATGGCCTGATCGCCGCCGTCGCCCTGATATTGGCGGGTTGCGCGGGTGTCGCACCCCGCGATTACGTCGGTGAAACGCCCGAATTCCGCATCGAGGAGTACTTCGACGGCAAAGTCCATGCCTGGGGCATGTTCCAGGCCCGCAACGGCGAAGTCCGCCGCCGTTTCACCGTCGACATTGACGGTACGGTGGAGGGTGACCGGATCACCCTCGACGAGCGCTTCACCTACGCCGACGGTGAGACCGACCGTCGCGTCTGGGAGATCGAGCGCATCGATGAGCATACCTACGAGGGAACAGCCGGTGACGTAGTCGGTGTGGCCACCGGCAAACGCTACGGCAACGCGCTTAACTGGACCTACACGCTGGCGCTGGACGTCGGTGACCGGACCTGGAACCTGAAGTTTGATGACTGGATGTATCTCACCGACGAGAACACCCTCATCAATAAGGCCGAGGTGACCAAGTTCGGTTTCCGCGTCGGCACCGTCACCCTGTTCTTCCGCCGCGCGGATGCCGAGGAACCCTCATCATGA
- a CDS encoding DUF3429 family protein → MSSGNDIQDLAKSADVVVFHSPVTDLAGLDELLEDSGREWRAIEMGMGSAESRDQFARLKSLTGSKTLPQVFINGHFVGGLRDAEARISLADRHQTAAAWMGYLGLLPFFAGAAGPWFGLDWLAGWLLAYGAVILSFVGAIHWGVAMGRRNPAPEWFYASVIPALAGWITLLLPWLVGLPLLAAAFIGWRFWEYRGSAPGLPRWFRRLRTALTIGAVLGLTAGWLALLPFTGTV, encoded by the coding sequence ATGTCATCCGGGAACGATATCCAGGACCTGGCGAAAAGCGCTGATGTGGTCGTGTTTCATTCGCCGGTGACCGATCTGGCAGGGCTGGATGAGTTGCTGGAGGACTCGGGTCGGGAGTGGCGTGCCATCGAGATGGGGATGGGCTCGGCCGAAAGTCGCGATCAATTCGCCCGGCTCAAATCGCTGACCGGTTCCAAAACACTGCCGCAGGTATTCATCAACGGCCATTTCGTGGGTGGCCTACGCGATGCCGAGGCACGGATATCGCTGGCCGACCGGCATCAGACCGCGGCTGCCTGGATGGGCTATCTGGGTCTGCTGCCATTCTTCGCGGGGGCGGCTGGCCCTTGGTTCGGGCTGGATTGGCTGGCGGGCTGGCTGCTCGCTTATGGTGCCGTGATTCTGTCTTTTGTCGGCGCGATCCATTGGGGTGTGGCCATGGGCCGACGCAATCCGGCCCCGGAGTGGTTCTACGCCTCGGTGATACCTGCTCTGGCGGGCTGGATTACCCTGCTTTTACCCTGGCTGGTCGGCCTGCCGCTACTCGCGGCGGCGTTTATCGGCTGGCGGTTCTGGGAGTACCGCGGTTCCGCGCCGGGATTGCCGCGTTGGTTCCGGCGGCTGCGAACGGCACTGACCATCGGCGCCGTGCTGGGTCTCACGGCGGGCTGGCTGGCCCTGCTGCCCTTCACAGGTACGGTGTAA